From a region of the Methanoculleus receptaculi genome:
- a CDS encoding ABC transporter permease — protein MSYFVYIAWFGVAVTVFLWLRDLRIFYRTGLPSYRKAAYHGVPYTALALLGAFITVYAEGWDLLGLALILLALYLQDRVERENIWHGKSAVERFFGRAERRNVKGSQKRP, from the coding sequence ATGTCCTACTTCGTCTATATTGCATGGTTCGGCGTTGCCGTCACCGTTTTTCTATGGCTGCGCGACCTGCGGATATTCTACCGTACGGGTCTTCCCAGTTACCGGAAAGCGGCGTATCATGGGGTTCCATATACGGCGCTTGCGCTCCTTGGGGCGTTCATCACGGTGTATGCAGAAGGCTGGGACCTTCTCGGTCTTGCGCTGATCCTGCTCGCACTCTACCTCCAGGACAGGGTTGAACGGGAGAACATATGGCATGGAAAAAGTGCCGTCGAGCGGTTCTTCGGCCGGGCGGAGCGCAGAAATGTTAAGGGTTCGCAGAAGAGACCATAA
- the larB gene encoding nickel pincer cofactor biosynthesis protein LarB, with protein MLPNATIREILRMYRDGEVSEDEAADAIEGLRIDMIDGIARFDTGRGVRCGVPEVVLAEGKDPEAFAGIMIAQVRAAGRCIATRVSPAHLEALRARLPPGVRLEHREAARGVILSTGDDPAPRGGTVAILTAGTSDIPAAEEARLMAEEMGCSVKTAYDVGVAGIHRLFSALRDLIPADVFIVAAGREGTLPAIVAGLVDSPVIGLPVSTGYGYMGGGEAALASMLQACSVLAVVNIDAGFTAGAFAAQVARGRARE; from the coding sequence ATGCTGCCGAATGCCACAATCAGGGAGATCCTCCGGATGTATCGTGATGGCGAGGTTTCCGAGGACGAAGCGGCTGACGCTATCGAGGGGCTCAGGATCGATATGATCGACGGCATTGCCCGGTTCGATACGGGGCGGGGTGTGCGCTGCGGGGTGCCCGAGGTTGTGCTTGCCGAGGGCAAGGATCCGGAAGCGTTTGCGGGGATCATGATTGCGCAGGTGAGGGCGGCGGGCCGGTGCATCGCGACAAGGGTCTCGCCGGCACACCTTGAGGCGCTCCGGGCCCGGCTGCCGCCGGGTGTCCGGCTGGAGCACCGGGAGGCTGCACGCGGCGTCATCCTCTCGACGGGTGATGACCCCGCCCCCCGCGGGGGGACGGTCGCCATCCTCACGGCAGGGACGTCCGATATCCCTGCCGCCGAGGAGGCGAGGCTGATGGCCGAGGAGATGGGATGCAGTGTCAAGACCGCCTACGATGTCGGGGTGGCGGGGATCCACCGCCTCTTCTCGGCTCTCCGCGACCTTATACCTGCGGACGTCTTCATCGTGGCCGCAGGCCGGGAGGGGACGCTCCCGGCGATCGTGGCGGGGCTGGTCGACAGCCCGGTGATCGGTCTTCCTGTGAGCACCGGTTACGGCTACATGGGCGGCGGCGAGGCGGCTCTTGCAAGCATGCTCCAGGCGTGCTCGGTTCTGGCGGTCGTGAACATAGATGCCGGGTTTACGGCGGGAGCGTTTGCCGCTCAGGTCGCACGCGGGAGGGCGCGGGAATGA
- a CDS encoding DNA topoisomerase VI subunit B, translated as MVIAEDLAREQRSISVAEFFEKNKHLLGFDSPTRGIITTVKEAVDNALDACEEAEVLPDIFVGVKRVEDEVYRITVEDNGPGIVPENVPPVFGKLLYGSRFHQIRQSRGQQGIGISAAVLYAQLTTGTPARITSRTGAKTPAHRFEVMIRTETNEPEVISHEKIEWDRTHGTRIEIQFRSTLAAKKRLLDYLRLTAIVNPHARITADIDGEITVFERASDEVPPCPKPVLPHPHGIEFGALKRLAAASRGTVEEFLVGSFSRVGKKTAEEMISLAGLKPSRKANKLDSNELKRLLEAMQAVRVPAPPAQQCLSPIGEDLICRGLEKEIHLDFIKARTRPSAVYGGHSFIVEAAIGYGGRIPPEGNARILRFANRVPLLYQQGACAITDCVSQVNWKNYGLAQQGLPMGPVLIMVHVASTNVPFTSESKDAIASIPEIEREIVLVLQELGRELKRYLSRREKKKLQDDRARAVCSIIPEIAAKVSEIVELPPVDTTPIEGKIMRKVVAKKRTVDGKVSIEVNNYTGKEVEIVIYSLSRDTAEDAVPRPDFVDSIDGEYNKVWRCALGAGEAWRVLYTGTGEGTFDLRGVDDGMKVVVDLDV; from the coding sequence ATGGTCATCGCTGAGGACCTGGCCAGAGAGCAGCGAAGCATCAGCGTTGCGGAGTTCTTCGAGAAGAACAAACACCTCCTGGGTTTTGACTCCCCGACACGCGGGATCATAACCACCGTCAAAGAGGCGGTGGACAACGCCCTCGACGCCTGCGAGGAGGCTGAAGTCCTGCCGGACATATTTGTCGGAGTAAAGAGGGTCGAGGACGAGGTCTACCGTATAACCGTCGAGGACAACGGTCCCGGGATCGTGCCGGAGAACGTCCCCCCGGTCTTTGGGAAACTCCTCTACGGTTCCAGGTTCCACCAGATCCGCCAGAGCCGCGGGCAGCAGGGTATCGGGATATCGGCTGCGGTGCTGTATGCGCAGCTCACCACCGGCACCCCGGCCCGGATCACCTCCCGGACGGGGGCAAAGACGCCTGCCCACCGGTTCGAGGTGATGATCAGGACGGAGACGAACGAGCCCGAGGTCATCAGCCACGAGAAGATCGAGTGGGACCGGACGCACGGGACAAGGATCGAGATCCAGTTCAGGAGCACCCTTGCCGCGAAGAAACGGCTGCTCGACTACCTGAGGCTGACGGCGATCGTAAACCCGCATGCAAGGATCACCGCGGATATCGACGGTGAGATCACGGTCTTTGAGCGGGCAAGCGACGAGGTCCCGCCGTGCCCGAAACCCGTCCTCCCCCACCCGCACGGGATCGAGTTCGGTGCGCTGAAAAGGCTGGCGGCCGCGAGCAGGGGGACTGTGGAGGAGTTCCTGGTCGGCAGTTTCTCACGTGTCGGGAAGAAGACCGCAGAGGAGATGATCAGCCTTGCCGGGCTCAAACCCTCCCGGAAGGCAAACAAACTCGACTCAAACGAACTCAAGCGCCTCCTGGAGGCGATGCAGGCCGTGAGGGTGCCGGCCCCGCCGGCGCAGCAGTGCCTCTCACCGATAGGCGAGGACCTGATCTGCAGGGGGCTTGAGAAGGAGATCCACCTCGATTTCATCAAGGCGCGGACGCGGCCGAGCGCGGTCTACGGCGGGCACTCGTTCATAGTCGAGGCGGCGATAGGCTATGGAGGCAGGATCCCGCCGGAAGGGAACGCCAGGATCCTCCGGTTTGCAAACCGCGTCCCCCTCCTCTACCAGCAGGGCGCCTGCGCCATCACAGACTGCGTATCCCAGGTGAACTGGAAGAACTACGGGCTCGCACAGCAGGGTCTACCGATGGGCCCGGTTCTGATCATGGTCCATGTGGCCTCCACAAACGTTCCCTTCACGAGCGAGAGCAAGGACGCGATCGCGTCAATCCCGGAGATCGAGCGCGAGATAGTCCTTGTCCTCCAGGAACTGGGGCGGGAACTGAAGCGGTATCTTTCCCGGCGGGAGAAGAAGAAACTGCAGGACGACCGTGCCCGTGCGGTCTGCTCGATCATCCCGGAGATAGCAGCAAAGGTTAGCGAGATCGTTGAACTCCCGCCGGTCGATACCACCCCGATCGAGGGCAAAATTATGCGAAAAGTCGTTGCAAAGAAAAGGACGGTCGATGGGAAGGTCTCTATCGAGGTGAACAACTACACCGGAAAGGAGGTTGAGATCGTTATCTACAGCCTCTCCCGCGATACGGCGGAGGACGCGGTGCCCCGGCCGGATTTTGTGGACAGCATCGACGGCGAATACAACAAGGTATGGCGGTGCGCCCTCGGTGCCGGCGAGGCCTGGCGCGTCCTCTACACCGGGACGGGTGAGGGGACGTTTGACCTGCGGGGGGTTGATGACGGGATGAAGGTGGTGGTGGATCTCGATGTCTAG
- the hisS gene encoding histidine--tRNA ligase, with the protein MLQKPRGTRDFLPEEMEQRRSIEQRMREVARRWGYREVCTPDFEHLELFTMKSGEGIIQEMYVFEDKSGRKMTLRPEVTAAVLRMYVNEGRVLPKPIRWCYFADCFRYERPQKGRYRQFWQFGAELIGADTALAEAEVIMLADDILRSTGVAFDLHVGHLAPMKHILSGLDPADQGVIMACLDKHDREGLEAALAARRLTHLAEPLAALSDCSSVEEVFEVAGDVPERARIEEMFAILDSQEIRYRPDFGIARGLDYYTGTVFEGFARNLGAENQILGGGAYRLAHLFGGDDVASCGFAIGFDRVMVSLGGVELPHESVVGVVCTPGARGRALQVARAFREAGIRAEADLMERGLAAQVAHAAKTAEFVVIIGEREVEAGTVTLKDLRTGEQQEMGLEDAIAGVAGHGHR; encoded by the coding sequence ATGCTTCAGAAACCACGGGGCACACGGGACTTTTTGCCCGAAGAGATGGAACAGCGGCGATCGATCGAGCAGCGGATGCGGGAGGTGGCCCGGCGGTGGGGTTACCGGGAGGTCTGCACACCCGATTTTGAGCACCTCGAACTCTTCACGATGAAGTCCGGCGAAGGGATAATCCAGGAGATGTATGTCTTTGAGGACAAGAGCGGCAGGAAGATGACTCTCCGGCCTGAGGTGACGGCAGCGGTGCTCCGGATGTATGTCAACGAGGGCAGGGTTCTCCCAAAACCCATCCGCTGGTGCTACTTTGCCGACTGTTTCCGCTACGAGCGCCCCCAGAAAGGCCGCTACAGGCAGTTCTGGCAGTTCGGCGCCGAACTCATAGGTGCGGACACCGCGCTTGCCGAAGCCGAGGTGATCATGCTTGCCGACGATATACTCAGGTCAACCGGTGTCGCATTCGACCTCCACGTCGGCCATCTTGCCCCGATGAAGCACATCCTCTCCGGGCTTGACCCCGCTGACCAGGGGGTGATCATGGCCTGTCTCGATAAGCATGACCGGGAGGGGCTTGAGGCGGCGCTCGCCGCCCGGCGTCTCACCCACCTTGCCGAACCGCTTGCCGCTCTCTCCGATTGCAGCAGCGTGGAGGAGGTGTTTGAGGTCGCGGGGGACGTTCCCGAACGCGCCCGGATCGAGGAGATGTTTGCGATCCTTGACTCCCAGGAGATCCGCTACCGGCCGGACTTCGGGATCGCCCGCGGGCTTGACTACTACACCGGGACGGTCTTTGAGGGGTTTGCCAGGAACCTTGGGGCGGAGAACCAGATACTTGGCGGCGGCGCCTACAGGCTCGCCCACCTTTTTGGCGGCGACGATGTCGCCTCGTGCGGGTTTGCGATAGGGTTTGACCGTGTCATGGTCTCGCTCGGCGGGGTTGAACTCCCCCACGAGTCCGTTGTCGGGGTTGTCTGCACGCCCGGGGCCCGCGGCCGGGCGCTCCAGGTTGCCCGCGCCTTCCGGGAGGCCGGGATCCGGGCTGAGGCCGACCTTATGGAGCGGGGGCTCGCCGCCCAGGTTGCTCACGCCGCAAAGACCGCGGAGTTTGTCGTGATCATCGGCGAACGCGAGGTTGAGGCCGGCACGGTGACCCTGAAGGACCTCCGCACCGGGGAGCAGCAGGAGATGGGACTCGAGGACGCCATCGCCGGGGTGGCAGGGCATGGTCATCGCTGA